One segment of Rhodopirellula baltica SH 1 DNA contains the following:
- a CDS encoding phosphoribosylanthranilate isomerase, with protein sequence MRSVQDVRSVADAGADAVGLNFYEPSVRSLNPDAEETIRINEVAREVGLTRVGLFVNHDLEFIQRVAGSLQLDWIQLHGDEPVSLAEDLVRAGQSILRAIRLPRGKLKLGQIDDVIGKWNEVDVSYLLDADAGASFGGGGQPLDWPSIRAWADRRGDSAAGWVLAGGLNPENVREAIQVSGATGVDVASGVEQPKGRKNAEKIRQFVAAVQPGQATR encoded by the coding sequence ATGCGAAGCGTGCAGGATGTGCGATCCGTTGCCGATGCCGGAGCCGACGCGGTGGGATTGAACTTCTACGAACCCAGCGTCCGTTCGCTCAACCCCGATGCGGAGGAAACCATCCGAATCAACGAAGTCGCTCGAGAAGTGGGGCTGACGCGAGTTGGATTGTTCGTCAACCATGACTTGGAGTTCATCCAGCGGGTGGCTGGTTCGTTGCAGCTCGATTGGATCCAGTTGCATGGTGATGAACCTGTGTCGTTGGCCGAAGATCTGGTGCGAGCTGGCCAAAGTATCTTGCGAGCGATTCGGTTGCCCCGCGGGAAACTCAAGCTGGGACAGATTGATGATGTCATCGGCAAGTGGAATGAGGTGGATGTCTCGTACTTGCTCGACGCGGACGCGGGAGCCTCGTTTGGAGGAGGCGGTCAGCCTTTGGATTGGCCGAGCATACGAGCGTGGGCGGATCGTCGAGGTGATTCGGCGGCAGGATGGGTGTTGGCCGGAGGTCTCAATCCCGAAAACGTACGAGAAGCGATTCAGGTCAGCGGGGCGACCGGCGTTGATGTCGCCAGCGGGGTCGAGCAGCCCAAAGGTCGCAAAAACGCCGAGAAAATCCGCCAATTCGTCGCAGCCGTCCAGCCCGGTCAAGCGACTCGATGA
- a CDS encoding Na/Pi cotransporter family protein, whose translation MDSSTLIKMIFELAGGLGIFLLGMKHMSDGMQAVAGNSLRRLVGAVTNHRVFATTVGIIVTCIVQSSSITTVMVVGFVNSGVMSLSQAVGVIMGANIGTTITGWILVLKIGKYGLPLLGFAAFMYLFTRNDRWRYWAMFVMGIGMVFFGLEVMKDACSIIKEMPDFEAWFARFQADTYVGVLKCALVGCVLTTLVQSSSATLGITISLATQGVISYPTAAALILGENLGTTITAFLASLGTTTNAKRAAYFHVIFNLIGVFWITLIFQWYIQLIQGIVGVDVTESVLVDGNETYPNTVAAIAATHSVFNVCNTLLFMPFLTPMVRFLERIIPSLSYKEKPRLTDLDIRILETPLLAIEQSRKEILKMGDGCLKMLDWHLELMQADEPNKQLGDRLRQRERVLDSVQDEVAAFITNLLSGNVSHATAEEGRRQLRLADEYESISDYIVNLDKFDRKLRRDGFRFTESQRADLETLNRHVKTYTHDIHEALSASNPNILTSTDASGKRIRDQVKALRRKHLEELSAGTIPPVVSVAFMAALNAYIRVRDHARNIAETIALEK comes from the coding sequence TTGGATTCTTCCACGCTGATCAAGATGATTTTCGAACTGGCCGGCGGCCTAGGCATTTTTCTGTTGGGCATGAAGCACATGTCCGACGGAATGCAGGCCGTCGCTGGGAACAGCCTTCGTCGTTTGGTCGGCGCGGTCACGAACCATCGGGTTTTCGCCACGACCGTCGGCATTATCGTGACTTGTATCGTTCAATCCAGCTCGATCACAACGGTGATGGTTGTCGGATTCGTCAACAGTGGCGTGATGAGTTTGTCACAGGCGGTCGGCGTGATCATGGGAGCCAATATTGGCACGACGATCACCGGCTGGATTCTGGTTTTGAAGATCGGCAAATACGGGTTGCCGCTGCTGGGTTTTGCGGCATTCATGTACCTGTTCACCCGCAACGATCGCTGGCGTTACTGGGCGATGTTTGTGATGGGCATCGGCATGGTGTTCTTTGGGCTTGAAGTGATGAAGGACGCTTGTTCAATCATCAAAGAGATGCCTGACTTCGAAGCTTGGTTCGCACGTTTCCAAGCCGACACGTACGTGGGTGTTCTGAAATGCGCTCTCGTCGGCTGCGTCCTCACGACGTTGGTCCAGTCCTCTTCCGCGACGCTCGGCATCACAATCTCGCTAGCGACCCAGGGCGTGATCTCGTACCCGACCGCCGCTGCTTTGATCTTGGGTGAAAACCTCGGAACAACGATCACAGCTTTTCTAGCGTCGCTAGGAACCACTACGAATGCAAAACGTGCCGCATACTTTCACGTGATCTTCAATCTGATTGGCGTGTTCTGGATCACGTTGATCTTCCAGTGGTACATCCAACTGATTCAAGGCATCGTCGGTGTCGACGTAACTGAATCAGTCCTGGTCGATGGGAACGAAACCTATCCCAATACGGTCGCAGCCATCGCGGCGACACACAGCGTTTTCAACGTGTGCAACACACTGTTGTTCATGCCATTCTTGACGCCGATGGTGCGTTTCCTGGAACGGATCATTCCGTCGCTGTCTTACAAAGAAAAACCGCGTCTAACGGATCTAGACATCCGTATCTTGGAAACGCCACTTCTCGCGATCGAGCAATCCCGCAAAGAGATCCTCAAGATGGGCGACGGTTGCCTAAAAATGCTCGACTGGCATTTGGAACTGATGCAAGCCGACGAACCCAACAAGCAACTCGGCGACCGACTACGACAACGCGAACGAGTGTTGGATTCGGTCCAAGACGAAGTCGCTGCGTTCATCACCAACTTGCTCTCTGGGAACGTCTCGCACGCGACGGCGGAAGAGGGACGCCGGCAATTGCGACTGGCCGATGAATACGAATCCATCAGTGACTACATCGTCAACTTAGACAAGTTTGACCGAAAGCTAAGACGCGACGGATTTCGTTTCACCGAGTCTCAGCGAGCGGACTTGGAAACACTCAATCGCCACGTGAAAACCTACACCCATGATATTCACGAGGCTTTATCAGCTTCCAACCCCAACATCTTGACCAGCACCGATGCCAGCGGCAAACGCATCCGAGATCAGGTGAAGGCTCTACGTCGGAAACATTTGGAAGAACTTTCCGCTGGCACGATCCCGCCCGTGGTCAGCGTCGCATTCATGGCCGCCCTGAATGCATACATTCGTGTTCGAGACCACGCCAGAAATATCGCCGAGACAATCGCTCTCGAAAAGTGA
- the leuS gene encoding leucine--tRNA ligase — translation MVRYNPNEIEPRWQAYWDEHHTFATPEKVGKKKRYVLDMFPYPSGDGLHVGHPEGYTATDIVSRFARARGESVLHPMGFDAFGLPAEEHAIKTGEHPRVQTQRNIDNFTRQLKMLGFSYDWDRVLATTDEEYFRWTQWIFGVLYDTWFDHDQQKGRPISELPIPAEVTAEGELEIEQYRDSKRLAYLDDALVNWCPKLGTVLANEEVVDGKSEVGGHPVKRIPLRQWMLRITDYAERLLDGLDDLDWPTGIKKLQSDWIGRSTGGEVDFYLQRGAAGDDTGPFVAFKRARESEGFPTDPGKDCLRVYTTRPDTLFGATYMVVAPEHPLIDVLVKPEQKDEVDAYREKASFKSDRERTDGDRAKTGVFTGSYAINPADGRSIPIWVADYVLAGYGTGAIMAVPAHDERDFEFAVAFDLPVIPVVDPPADHKQREEILAGKACFAAEGVAINSGEYDGKTTAEVKAALTAELAKQGLACEAVNYKLRDWLFSRQRFWGEPFPVLHEIDSEGNATGVRRLVPDDQLPVTLPELADFKPHGRPEPPLAKADDDWLIVELDGKRYRRETNTMPQWAGSCWYYLRYIDPKNSDALIDPQKEKDWMPVDLYVGGAEHAVLHLLYSRFWHKVLFDRGHVTCPEPFGKLVNQGMILGEVEFTSFVDPSGKHVSTKDVKKDAEGNRVHKATGEQVEIVSLTEEQVVKKGEGFVLASDASIKVDSRAFKMSKSRGNVVNPDSVVRDYGADSLRLYEMFMGPLEATKPWAMNGVGGVRSFLDRVWRMIIDEPEDELKVSDAVVDTACDEEQLRVLHQTIRKVTEDNEAMSFNTAIAKMMEFTNHFTRCETRPREAMESFLILLAPYAPHMCEELWKHLGHNESISLQPWPKWDEAALVQSSIEIPVQINGKVKAKISLSPDAKPNEMGEAALADPAVQNAIGDKKVVKTIAVPGRMVNLVVK, via the coding sequence ATGGTCCGCTACAACCCCAACGAAATCGAACCTCGCTGGCAAGCCTACTGGGACGAACACCACACTTTCGCCACGCCCGAAAAAGTCGGCAAAAAGAAGCGCTACGTGCTGGACATGTTCCCCTACCCCAGTGGTGACGGATTGCACGTCGGGCACCCAGAAGGCTACACGGCGACCGACATCGTTTCGCGATTCGCACGGGCTCGCGGGGAATCGGTTTTGCACCCGATGGGATTCGACGCGTTTGGATTGCCTGCCGAAGAGCATGCGATCAAGACGGGCGAGCACCCTCGCGTTCAAACTCAACGCAACATCGACAACTTCACTCGCCAATTGAAGATGCTCGGTTTCAGCTACGACTGGGACCGAGTCTTGGCGACCACCGACGAAGAGTACTTCCGCTGGACGCAGTGGATCTTCGGCGTGCTGTACGACACCTGGTTCGACCACGACCAACAAAAAGGCCGGCCGATCTCGGAGTTGCCGATCCCTGCCGAAGTCACCGCGGAAGGCGAGTTGGAAATCGAGCAGTATCGCGATTCAAAGCGATTGGCTTACCTCGATGACGCCTTGGTGAACTGGTGCCCAAAACTCGGCACGGTGTTGGCTAACGAAGAAGTGGTCGATGGCAAAAGTGAAGTCGGTGGGCACCCGGTCAAACGGATTCCCCTGCGGCAATGGATGTTGCGGATCACAGATTACGCCGAACGTTTGCTGGACGGTTTGGACGATCTCGATTGGCCAACCGGCATCAAGAAATTGCAGTCCGATTGGATTGGCCGCAGCACCGGTGGCGAAGTCGACTTCTACTTGCAACGCGGTGCCGCCGGCGACGACACCGGTCCGTTTGTTGCATTCAAGCGAGCTCGCGAAAGTGAAGGCTTTCCAACCGATCCCGGCAAGGATTGCTTGCGTGTTTACACGACACGTCCCGACACACTGTTCGGAGCGACCTACATGGTGGTCGCGCCCGAACATCCGTTGATCGATGTGTTGGTCAAACCCGAACAGAAAGACGAAGTCGACGCCTATCGCGAAAAGGCTTCGTTCAAAAGCGACCGTGAACGAACCGATGGCGATCGAGCCAAAACGGGCGTCTTCACGGGCTCGTACGCAATCAACCCTGCCGACGGACGCAGCATCCCGATTTGGGTCGCGGACTATGTGTTGGCAGGTTATGGAACCGGCGCGATCATGGCCGTCCCCGCTCACGACGAACGCGATTTTGAATTCGCCGTGGCGTTTGATTTGCCTGTCATCCCGGTCGTCGATCCTCCCGCGGACCACAAGCAACGCGAAGAGATTTTGGCTGGCAAAGCTTGCTTCGCTGCGGAAGGCGTTGCGATCAACAGCGGTGAATACGATGGCAAAACAACCGCGGAAGTCAAAGCCGCTTTGACCGCTGAATTGGCCAAACAAGGCTTGGCCTGCGAAGCCGTCAATTACAAGCTGCGGGATTGGTTGTTCAGCCGCCAGCGTTTCTGGGGCGAACCGTTTCCCGTCTTGCACGAAATTGACTCCGAAGGCAACGCGACCGGTGTGCGTCGCTTGGTCCCCGACGATCAATTGCCGGTGACGTTGCCGGAACTCGCGGACTTCAAACCTCACGGACGCCCCGAACCACCGCTCGCGAAAGCCGACGACGATTGGTTGATCGTGGAGCTCGACGGCAAACGCTACCGCCGCGAAACCAACACGATGCCGCAGTGGGCCGGTTCGTGCTGGTACTACTTGCGATACATCGATCCCAAGAACAGCGACGCATTGATCGATCCGCAAAAGGAAAAGGATTGGATGCCGGTCGACTTGTACGTCGGTGGTGCCGAGCACGCTGTGTTGCACTTGCTGTACTCACGGTTCTGGCACAAAGTCCTGTTCGATCGCGGCCATGTGACTTGCCCCGAACCGTTTGGCAAACTCGTCAATCAAGGCATGATTCTGGGAGAGGTTGAATTCACCAGCTTCGTGGATCCGTCCGGCAAACATGTCTCCACGAAAGACGTCAAGAAAGACGCTGAGGGCAACCGCGTTCACAAGGCCACCGGCGAACAAGTCGAGATCGTTTCGTTGACGGAAGAACAAGTCGTCAAGAAAGGCGAAGGTTTTGTCTTGGCATCGGACGCCTCGATCAAGGTCGACAGTCGCGCTTTTAAGATGAGTAAGAGCCGCGGCAACGTGGTCAACCCGGACTCAGTCGTTCGCGACTATGGCGCGGACTCATTGCGTTTGTACGAGATGTTCATGGGCCCCCTGGAGGCGACCAAGCCCTGGGCGATGAACGGCGTCGGAGGCGTTCGCAGTTTCCTCGATCGCGTCTGGCGGATGATCATCGACGAGCCCGAGGACGAGCTGAAGGTTTCCGACGCGGTGGTGGACACGGCCTGCGATGAAGAACAACTTCGCGTGCTGCACCAAACGATTCGCAAGGTCACCGAAGACAACGAAGCGATGAGTTTCAACACCGCGATTGCGAAGATGATGGAATTCACCAACCACTTCACACGCTGCGAAACGCGACCGCGTGAAGCGATGGAATCGTTCTTAATCTTGCTGGCTCCCTACGCACCTCACATGTGCGAAGAACTGTGGAAGCATCTCGGTCACAACGAATCGATTTCGCTACAGCCTTGGCCGAAGTGGGACGAAGCCGCATTGGTCCAGTCCAGCATCGAGATTCCGGTTCAGATCAACGGGAAGGTGAAGGCGAAGATCTCGTTGTCACCCGATGCGAAACCGAACGAGATGGGCGAAGCAGCGCTCGCAGATCCTGCGGTTCAAAACGCGATCGGCGACAAGAAGGTTGTCAAAACGATCGCCGTCCCCGGCCGCATGGTGAACCTGGTCGTCAAGTGA
- a CDS encoding cofactor-independent phosphoglycerate mutase, which translates to MKYVLIIPDGCADEPLESLNGRTPLQAANLPAMDQIASRGRVGVTDNTPIDFPAGSEIANLCLLGYDPNVCFTGRAPLEAAAQGIELGPHDCAVRCNLVTIRDQTMIDFTADHISTEEATTLLEDLSKELFGENGPLSDSDLAGRLEFVPGVSYRNLMLYRGDADHPSPFTTATRSSAPHDLTDLSVMDDFPRGPGSQILVDLMNASADILAKHPINVARKAAGKDVATHVWLWSSGGAPKLSTFEERYGIRGVMITAVDLLRGIGALAGWPRIEVEGATGYLDTNYAGKGEAAIQALADYDFVCVHIEAPDEASHEGNVEAKIEALQQIDQHIVAPLWEALSKYDEHRMLILPDHPTFCRTKKHTHGPVPLTMAGTGIESDSATTFDEVSANASGWVFDPGWTMMDAYIQKG; encoded by the coding sequence ATGAAATATGTCCTGATCATTCCCGACGGCTGTGCCGACGAGCCCCTCGAATCACTGAACGGCCGCACACCGCTGCAAGCCGCGAATCTGCCTGCGATGGATCAAATCGCTTCGCGGGGTCGTGTTGGGGTGACCGACAACACGCCCATTGACTTTCCCGCCGGCAGCGAAATCGCCAACCTGTGCCTGTTGGGATACGATCCGAACGTTTGCTTCACCGGCCGAGCTCCCTTGGAAGCCGCTGCCCAGGGCATCGAGCTGGGGCCTCACGATTGCGCCGTGCGATGCAATCTGGTCACCATTCGCGACCAGACGATGATCGACTTCACCGCCGATCACATCAGCACCGAAGAAGCGACGACATTGCTGGAAGATCTGTCGAAGGAATTGTTCGGCGAAAACGGACCGCTCAGCGACAGCGACTTGGCCGGCCGATTGGAATTTGTCCCCGGAGTCAGCTATCGCAATTTGATGCTGTATCGCGGCGACGCGGATCATCCGTCGCCATTCACCACCGCGACACGGTCGAGCGCCCCGCACGACTTGACCGATCTAAGCGTGATGGACGATTTCCCGCGTGGTCCCGGCAGCCAGATCTTGGTCGATCTGATGAACGCGTCGGCCGATATTCTGGCCAAACATCCGATCAACGTCGCTCGCAAAGCGGCCGGCAAAGACGTCGCGACTCATGTTTGGTTGTGGAGCTCGGGCGGAGCACCCAAATTGTCGACGTTCGAGGAACGTTATGGGATTCGCGGCGTGATGATCACTGCCGTTGACCTGCTTCGCGGAATCGGTGCCCTGGCTGGTTGGCCACGGATCGAAGTCGAAGGAGCCACCGGATACCTCGATACGAATTATGCGGGCAAAGGCGAAGCGGCAATCCAAGCTCTCGCTGACTATGATTTCGTCTGCGTCCACATCGAAGCTCCCGACGAAGCGTCCCACGAGGGCAACGTCGAAGCCAAGATCGAAGCGCTCCAGCAAATCGACCAGCACATCGTCGCTCCGCTTTGGGAAGCCCTTTCCAAGTACGACGAACACCGCATGTTGATCTTGCCCGATCACCCAACGTTCTGCCGAACCAAGAAACACACGCACGGTCCGGTCCCACTGACCATGGCCGGTACCGGCATCGAATCTGATTCGGCGACCACCTTTGACGAGGTTTCCGCCAATGCATCGGGATGGGTGTTCGATCCCGGTTGGACCATGATGGACGCCTACATTCAAAAAGGCTGA
- a CDS encoding glycosyltransferase family 2 protein: MPEEQKEQAIPGPEMESASPDKGVDELKLLSVVIPARDEEGCIRSSVEHLHLELRLKEVPHEIVVVDDGSSDRTWAILSEMANTLPALKPVQNVGEHGFGLAIRYGIDQSEGDAVVIMMADESDDCRDVVRYWNLLNEGFDAVFGSRFVKGGGVVDYPWLKLFLNRTANHLIRFLFRIKLNDTTNAFKAYRRTTLDGCRPFLSPHFNLTVELPLKAIARGYSWTVIPITWRNRRTGLAKLKVREMGSRYFFIVAYVWLEKYFSRGDYVKAEKS, translated from the coding sequence GTGCCCGAAGAACAAAAAGAACAAGCGATCCCAGGCCCTGAGATGGAAAGTGCCTCTCCGGACAAAGGCGTAGACGAATTGAAGCTTCTTTCGGTTGTTATTCCTGCTCGAGACGAAGAAGGCTGCATTCGCTCCAGTGTCGAACACCTGCATTTGGAACTACGACTCAAAGAGGTACCTCACGAAATTGTCGTCGTCGATGACGGAAGCTCAGACAGAACTTGGGCAATTCTATCCGAAATGGCAAATACGCTCCCCGCTTTGAAGCCCGTGCAAAACGTTGGCGAACACGGCTTCGGACTTGCAATTCGGTATGGAATTGATCAGTCCGAAGGCGATGCCGTTGTCATCATGATGGCCGATGAATCCGATGATTGCCGTGACGTCGTCCGCTACTGGAACTTATTGAACGAAGGTTTCGATGCCGTCTTCGGAAGTCGATTCGTGAAAGGTGGGGGTGTTGTCGATTATCCCTGGCTGAAATTGTTCTTGAATCGAACAGCCAATCATTTGATCCGCTTCCTTTTTCGAATCAAGCTGAACGACACCACAAATGCCTTCAAAGCATATCGGCGGACAACGCTGGACGGATGCCGACCATTTCTTTCGCCTCATTTCAATCTGACTGTCGAATTACCACTGAAGGCCATCGCACGTGGCTATTCATGGACTGTCATTCCTATTACATGGCGGAATCGACGCACTGGACTGGCGAAACTTAAAGTCCGAGAGATGGGAAGTCGCTACTTCTTCATCGTTGCGTACGTTTGGCTCGAGAAATACTTCAGCCGTGGCGACTATGTGAAAGCAGAGAAGTCGTAG
- a CDS encoding aspartate kinase, whose protein sequence is MSLIVQKFGGTSVADTEKIRAAARKAIRAQKAGHRVVMVVSAMGKNTDTLLDLASQISDEPPAREMDMLLSTGEQVSVALVAMAIHSMGSKAVSLTGGQIGLKTDNSFSKARIQSIDTGRIERLLDAGNIVVAAGFQGIDDDLNITTLGRGGSDTTAVALAAVLGADACEINTDVDGVYTTDPRLLAEARRVDVISYDEMLELASLGAGVMHSRSIEFAKKFEVPIHVRSSFSDQDGTMIVAQPESETAPVSGAALTRDEARVTVLGVPDVPGMSQKIFSAIAAQKVAVDMVVQNVGTSGKADVSFTVAGGELKKTLAALEGILDSLGADGVTHDDQVSKVSVVGLGMAHQKAVAASMFRALAEANVNIHMITTSEIKISCLVPRDQANEALRAVHEAFSLDQRPSDAKTWNEIKASNAKEADVADVVARLQNDALEALTLTDISIVPAQARVTLDGVPDQVGVAADMFEQIGEAGIFVDMIVQGYDGEDGSTSVSFTVEQADLDAAQKVAREICGKHSMRDVRGASGITKLSVSGIGLRSHTQVGTVLFEQLASAGINVEMIATSELQVNVVIQSDQAGDAATRLKQAFAEALH, encoded by the coding sequence ATGTCCCTGATCGTTCAAAAATTTGGCGGTACGTCCGTTGCCGACACCGAAAAGATTCGCGCCGCGGCTCGGAAGGCAATTCGTGCTCAAAAAGCCGGCCATCGAGTCGTGATGGTTGTCAGCGCAATGGGCAAGAACACCGACACTTTGCTCGATCTGGCGTCGCAAATCAGTGATGAACCACCGGCACGCGAAATGGACATGTTGCTCAGCACGGGCGAACAGGTCAGCGTCGCATTGGTCGCGATGGCGATTCATAGCATGGGATCCAAAGCGGTCAGTCTGACCGGCGGCCAAATCGGATTGAAAACCGACAACAGCTTCAGCAAGGCACGGATTCAATCGATCGACACCGGTCGCATCGAACGCCTGCTCGACGCAGGCAACATCGTTGTTGCGGCGGGTTTCCAAGGCATCGACGATGACCTGAACATCACGACGCTCGGACGAGGCGGCAGCGACACCACCGCGGTGGCGCTGGCTGCTGTTCTGGGCGCGGACGCTTGCGAGATCAACACCGACGTCGATGGCGTTTACACCACCGATCCACGACTGTTGGCCGAAGCTCGTCGCGTGGACGTGATCAGCTACGACGAAATGTTGGAACTGGCATCTCTGGGTGCCGGAGTGATGCACTCGCGATCCATCGAATTCGCCAAGAAATTCGAGGTGCCGATTCACGTTCGCAGTAGTTTCTCGGACCAAGACGGCACGATGATCGTCGCCCAACCCGAATCGGAAACCGCTCCGGTATCGGGCGCTGCACTGACCCGAGATGAGGCTCGCGTGACCGTGCTGGGCGTCCCGGATGTTCCCGGCATGAGCCAAAAGATTTTCTCGGCAATCGCTGCTCAGAAAGTCGCCGTGGACATGGTGGTCCAGAACGTCGGGACGTCAGGCAAAGCCGATGTCTCGTTCACCGTCGCCGGCGGCGAACTGAAAAAGACTCTCGCTGCACTCGAAGGAATCTTGGATTCGCTCGGTGCCGACGGCGTTACTCATGACGATCAAGTGTCCAAGGTCAGCGTCGTTGGTTTGGGCATGGCTCACCAAAAGGCCGTCGCCGCCAGCATGTTCCGTGCTTTGGCCGAAGCCAACGTGAATATCCACATGATCACAACCAGCGAGATCAAAATTTCGTGCTTGGTCCCTCGCGATCAAGCGAACGAAGCTTTGCGGGCGGTTCACGAAGCGTTCTCGTTGGACCAACGGCCAAGTGATGCGAAAACATGGAACGAGATCAAGGCGAGCAACGCGAAGGAAGCCGATGTGGCCGATGTCGTCGCACGTCTGCAAAACGATGCGTTGGAAGCTCTCACGCTCACCGACATTTCAATCGTTCCCGCTCAAGCCCGCGTGACCCTCGATGGTGTGCCCGACCAAGTCGGCGTGGCAGCGGACATGTTCGAACAGATCGGTGAAGCCGGCATTTTCGTCGACATGATCGTGCAAGGCTACGACGGCGAAGATGGAAGCACGAGCGTCAGCTTCACGGTCGAACAAGCCGACCTGGATGCCGCACAAAAGGTTGCTCGCGAGATTTGCGGCAAGCACTCGATGCGAGACGTCCGCGGTGCATCAGGAATCACCAAACTCAGCGTCAGTGGGATCGGATTGCGAAGCCACACGCAAGTCGGCACGGTGCTGTTTGAACAATTGGCCAGCGCCGGAATCAACGTCGAAATGATTGCGACGAGCGAACTTCAGGTGAACGTGGTCATCCAAAGCGACCAAGCCGGCGACGCCGCTACGAGATTGAAGCAAGCCTTCGCCGAAGCTCTGCACTGA
- a CDS encoding acyltransferase family protein codes for MARAVRKGRDVSLAGFSPADSDQDTSEADAVETPSTLKPHRRILELDALRAMAAINLVLFHFTHVYAVKFGFSSPLGGEWPYGAYGVELFFILSGFVNSMSLMRRGKPVDFVAARLIRIVPLFLMVIFANLWIVTFAPLNGQPVSTQQFLANLTLMPRVFGYECIDPVMWTLQVEMMFYFVLVTLFCKGYLHRYFVGWGSLLAASLVLCPALDAAQASYGHTSLFAALSAVRHLLVLDFVPLFAIGFLLYMIKTGVGPKWKNLLGIVVAAGVFHSIDHGKHNPAATALIIGLVTMAAYGKIPVLRLKPFVTISAISYALYLCHNNLGCVLLNTFDQAGLPPLACLAIVIVFSFALALVITNRIEQPITKALRRLYAKVSERTRRPSVAEAVAG; via the coding sequence TTGGCACGTGCGGTTCGCAAAGGCCGTGATGTGTCTCTCGCTGGTTTCTCGCCGGCAGATTCTGATCAAGACACGAGCGAGGCTGACGCCGTCGAAACGCCGTCCACCCTGAAGCCGCATCGCCGGATTTTAGAGCTGGACGCATTGCGAGCGATGGCAGCCATCAACTTGGTGCTGTTTCACTTCACGCACGTCTATGCGGTCAAGTTTGGCTTCTCCAGTCCGCTGGGCGGGGAGTGGCCTTATGGTGCCTACGGAGTCGAGCTCTTCTTTATCCTCAGCGGTTTCGTCAACAGCATGTCGCTGATGCGTCGTGGCAAGCCTGTTGATTTCGTGGCTGCTCGATTGATTCGAATTGTGCCACTGTTCCTGATGGTGATCTTCGCGAACCTTTGGATCGTGACGTTCGCTCCGCTGAACGGCCAGCCCGTTTCGACGCAGCAGTTCCTGGCTAATTTGACGTTGATGCCACGTGTCTTTGGATACGAATGCATCGATCCGGTGATGTGGACCTTGCAAGTCGAGATGATGTTCTACTTCGTCTTGGTGACGCTGTTCTGCAAAGGCTACTTGCATCGCTACTTCGTTGGTTGGGGATCGTTGTTGGCCGCGTCCTTGGTATTGTGCCCGGCATTGGATGCGGCACAGGCCAGCTATGGACACACATCATTGTTCGCCGCACTGTCTGCGGTCAGACATTTGCTGGTACTCGATTTCGTTCCATTGTTCGCGATCGGGTTCTTGCTCTACATGATCAAGACCGGAGTCGGTCCAAAGTGGAAGAACTTGCTCGGCATCGTGGTTGCCGCGGGTGTCTTCCACAGCATTGATCACGGCAAGCACAACCCAGCCGCGACGGCGCTGATCATTGGTCTGGTCACGATGGCCGCGTACGGAAAGATTCCCGTCCTGCGATTGAAGCCTTTCGTGACTATCAGTGCGATCTCGTACGCGTTGTATTTGTGTCACAACAACCTGGGCTGCGTGTTGTTGAACACGTTCGATCAAGCCGGCCTGCCACCGTTGGCATGTTTGGCGATTGTGATCGTGTTCTCGTTCGCATTGGCGTTGGTAATTACCAACCGGATCGAGCAACCGATCACAAAGGCTTTGCGTCGTTTGTATGCGAAGGTGTCCGAACGAACGCGACGACCATCAGTCGCTGAAGCCGTGGCCGGTTAA